In one Solanum lycopersicum chromosome 11, SLM_r2.1 genomic region, the following are encoded:
- the LOC101246506 gene encoding two-component response regulator ARR14 isoform X1, giving the protein MEVETHMSSKTAQKISILVVDDNAAYLQVVAELLKKCNYQAVAVKYPIDALPKLQIKVDSCDLIVIDVHKSDMNGCKLQEMIAEAFEIPVLSMSADQKEGAILKGLKGLSVDDQRDKGLCTVLQEKKGKRAVPGKSAMKQRKRGKDNSGDLVLPTKPQIIWTDSLHHAFLEAIHDIGFSKAVPKKIHEHMNVPGLTRENVSSHWQKYRNYLHRVIDSSSINKVPDKNLASRANQSTIASGMLVKHRQVHQENFGVQSSVPSSLIHTSTGYLTGNLQHLKNKGKEVDVVLDPVRNFSVFHKVSAMQGLQGIGDLSASSMNQGNDQPHQDMETEDNLQ; this is encoded by the exons ATGGAAGTTGAGACACATATGTCTTCCAAAACTGCTCAAAAAATCAGCATTTTGGTTGTGGATGATAATGCTGCTTATCTTCAGGTTGTTGCTGAGCTACTCAAGAAATGCAACTACCAAG cTGTGGCTGTCAAATATCCAATAGATGCTTTGCCTAAACTTCAGATCAAAGTCGACTCTTGTGATCTCATTGTCATTGATGTGCACAAGTCTGATATGAATGGCTGTAAACTTCAAGAAATGATAGCCGAAGCATTTGAAATACCTGTTTTGT CAATGTCAGCTGACCAAAAGGAAGGTGCAATCTTGAAAGGACTGAAGGGTCTATCAGTGGACGATCAAAGAGATAAAGGACTCTGCACAGTGTTGCAGGAGAAGAAAGGTAAAAGAGCTGTCCCTGGGAAATCTGCAATGAAACAGAGGAAAAGGGGCAAAGATAACAGTGGCGATCTTGTTCTACCAACGAAGCCTCAGATTATATGGACAGATTCACTTCACCACGCATTCCTGGAAGCCATTCACGACATTGGGTTTAGCA AAGCTGTGCCAAAGAAGATTCATGAACACATGAATGTCCCTGGATTAACTAGAGAAAATGTCTCCAGTCATTGGCAG AAATATCGTAATTACTTGCACCGAGTTATTGATTCAAGCTCTATTAACAAAGTTCCTGACAAAAACTTAGCCAGTAGAGCTAATCAATCGACCATTGCGTCTGGAATGCTTGTTAAACATAGACAAGTTCATCAAGAGAATTTTGGAGTGCAGTCTAGTGTCCCCAGCTCATTGATTCACACTTCAACAGGTTATCTGACAGGCAATCTGCAACATCTTAAGAATAA GGGGAAAGAAGTTGATGTTGTGCTCGATCCAGTTCGTAATTTTTCTGTCTTTCACAAGGTTAGTGCTATGCAAGGATTACAAGGCATTGGTGATCTTAGTGCTTCTTCCATGAATCAAGGGAATGATCAACCTCATCAG GACATGGAGACAGAGGACAATTTGCAATGA
- the LOC101246506 gene encoding two-component response regulator ARR14 isoform X2 has product MEVETHMSSKTAQKISILVVDDNAAYLQVVAELLKKCNYQAVAVKYPIDALPKLQIKVDSCDLIVIDVHKSDMNGCKLQEMIAEAFEIPVLSMSADQKEGAILKGLKGLSVDDQRDKGLCTVLQEKKGKRAVPGKSAMKQRKRGKDNSGDLVLPTKPQIIWTDSLHHAFLEAIHDIGFSKAVPKKIHEHMNVPGLTRENVSSHWQKYRNYLHRVIDSSSINKVPDKNLASRANQSTIASGMLVKHRQVHQENFGVQSSVPSSLIHTSTGYLTGNLQHLKNKGKEVDVVLDPVRNFSVFHKVSAMQGLQGIGDLSASSMNQGNDQPHQS; this is encoded by the exons ATGGAAGTTGAGACACATATGTCTTCCAAAACTGCTCAAAAAATCAGCATTTTGGTTGTGGATGATAATGCTGCTTATCTTCAGGTTGTTGCTGAGCTACTCAAGAAATGCAACTACCAAG cTGTGGCTGTCAAATATCCAATAGATGCTTTGCCTAAACTTCAGATCAAAGTCGACTCTTGTGATCTCATTGTCATTGATGTGCACAAGTCTGATATGAATGGCTGTAAACTTCAAGAAATGATAGCCGAAGCATTTGAAATACCTGTTTTGT CAATGTCAGCTGACCAAAAGGAAGGTGCAATCTTGAAAGGACTGAAGGGTCTATCAGTGGACGATCAAAGAGATAAAGGACTCTGCACAGTGTTGCAGGAGAAGAAAGGTAAAAGAGCTGTCCCTGGGAAATCTGCAATGAAACAGAGGAAAAGGGGCAAAGATAACAGTGGCGATCTTGTTCTACCAACGAAGCCTCAGATTATATGGACAGATTCACTTCACCACGCATTCCTGGAAGCCATTCACGACATTGGGTTTAGCA AAGCTGTGCCAAAGAAGATTCATGAACACATGAATGTCCCTGGATTAACTAGAGAAAATGTCTCCAGTCATTGGCAG AAATATCGTAATTACTTGCACCGAGTTATTGATTCAAGCTCTATTAACAAAGTTCCTGACAAAAACTTAGCCAGTAGAGCTAATCAATCGACCATTGCGTCTGGAATGCTTGTTAAACATAGACAAGTTCATCAAGAGAATTTTGGAGTGCAGTCTAGTGTCCCCAGCTCATTGATTCACACTTCAACAGGTTATCTGACAGGCAATCTGCAACATCTTAAGAATAA GGGGAAAGAAGTTGATGTTGTGCTCGATCCAGTTCGTAATTTTTCTGTCTTTCACAAGGTTAGTGCTATGCAAGGATTACAAGGCATTGGTGATCTTAGTGCTTCTTCCATGAATCAAGGGAATGATCAACCTCATCAG AGTTGA
- the LOC101246991 gene encoding serine/arginine-rich splicing factor RS31 isoform X1, giving the protein MRPIFCGNVEYNARQSELERLFRRYGRVDRVDMKSGFAFVYMDDERDAEDAIRGLDRIEFGRKGRRLRIEWSKEERNGRRPETSRKSSSSVKPSKTLFVINFDPYSTRSRDIERHFDPYGKILNIRIRRNFAFVQYETQEDATRALDATNMSKLMDQVITVEYANKDDDDRRNGFSPDRNRDRGLKRGYDRGRSRSPYGRERGSPDYGRGRARSPSPIRQGRSSPDYGRRPSPNPNHRERDSEYGSGRSPNMRKERNPDHGNGHSPNPRRLRAGSENGEVHSPPEEGLLESGPSPPRVGRRGKYSPDDYRGCSRSRSPRSKPEEIGSPRYGAAESPLPERHRSLSPPTRERSRS; this is encoded by the exons ATGAGGCCAATTTTCTGTGGGAATGTTGAGTATAATGCCAGACAGTCAGAGTTGGAGAGGCTTTTCAGAAGATATGGGAGAGTGGATAGAGTGGATATGAAATCTG GTTTTGCTTTTGTGTACATGGATGATGAAAGAGATGCCGAGGATGCTATTCGTGGACTCGACCGTATAGAGTTTGGCAGAAAGGGACGCAGACTTCGCATTGAATGGTCAAAG GAAGAGCGTAATGGTAGGAGGCCAGAGACTTCAAGGAAATCTTCATCTAGTGTCAAACCTTCAAAAACTTTGTTTGTCATAAATTTTGATCCATATAGTACTAGGAGCAGGGATATAGAGAGGCACTTTGATCCATATGGAAAAATACTCAATATAAGGATTAGAAGAAATTTTGCATTTGTTCAATATGAAACTCAGGAGGATGCTACTAGAGCCTTGGATGCTACAAACATGAG TAAACTGATGGATCAAGTCATTACAGTTGAATATGCAAATAAAGATGATGATGACAGGAGAAATGGGTTTAGCCCTGATAGAAACCGAGATAGGGGTCTTAAGAGAGGTTATGACCGAGGTCGATCTCGGAGTCCTTATGGAAGAGAGAGGGGGAGTCCTGATTATGGTCGTGGGCGGGCCCGTAGCCCAAGTCCGATCCGTCAAGGTAGGTCAAGCCCTGATTATGGTCGTCGACCTAGTCCTAATCCCAATCATAGGGAAAGGGATTCTGAGTATGGCAGTGGCCGTAGTCCAAACATGAGAAAGGAGAGGAACCCTGATCATGGAAATGGCCATAGTCCAAACCCTCGTAGGTTGAGAGCTGGTTCTGAAAATGGTGAGGTGCACAGTCCACCAGAGGAAGGACTTCTGGAATCTGGCCCTAGTCCCCCTAGGGTGGGGAGGAGAGGGAAATATAGCCCGGATGATTATCGTGGCTGTAGCCGTAGCCGTAGCCCAAGGTCTAAACCTGAAGAAATAGGTAGTCCTAGATATGGTGCAGCAGAAAGTCCTCTTCCAGAACGACACAGGAG CCTTTCACCTCCAACTCGAGAAAGATCCCGCTCCTAG
- the LOC101246991 gene encoding serine/arginine-rich splicing factor RS41 isoform X2: protein MDDERDAEDAIRGLDRIEFGRKGRRLRIEWSKEERNGRRPETSRKSSSSVKPSKTLFVINFDPYSTRSRDIERHFDPYGKILNIRIRRNFAFVQYETQEDATRALDATNMSKLMDQVITVEYANKDDDDRRNGFSPDRNRDRGLKRGYDRGRSRSPYGRERGSPDYGRGRARSPSPIRQGRSSPDYGRRPSPNPNHRERDSEYGSGRSPNMRKERNPDHGNGHSPNPRRLRAGSENGEVHSPPEEGLLESGPSPPRVGRRGKYSPDDYRGCSRSRSPRSKPEEIGSPRYGAAESPLPERHRSLSPPTRERSRS, encoded by the exons ATGGATGATGAAAGAGATGCCGAGGATGCTATTCGTGGACTCGACCGTATAGAGTTTGGCAGAAAGGGACGCAGACTTCGCATTGAATGGTCAAAG GAAGAGCGTAATGGTAGGAGGCCAGAGACTTCAAGGAAATCTTCATCTAGTGTCAAACCTTCAAAAACTTTGTTTGTCATAAATTTTGATCCATATAGTACTAGGAGCAGGGATATAGAGAGGCACTTTGATCCATATGGAAAAATACTCAATATAAGGATTAGAAGAAATTTTGCATTTGTTCAATATGAAACTCAGGAGGATGCTACTAGAGCCTTGGATGCTACAAACATGAG TAAACTGATGGATCAAGTCATTACAGTTGAATATGCAAATAAAGATGATGATGACAGGAGAAATGGGTTTAGCCCTGATAGAAACCGAGATAGGGGTCTTAAGAGAGGTTATGACCGAGGTCGATCTCGGAGTCCTTATGGAAGAGAGAGGGGGAGTCCTGATTATGGTCGTGGGCGGGCCCGTAGCCCAAGTCCGATCCGTCAAGGTAGGTCAAGCCCTGATTATGGTCGTCGACCTAGTCCTAATCCCAATCATAGGGAAAGGGATTCTGAGTATGGCAGTGGCCGTAGTCCAAACATGAGAAAGGAGAGGAACCCTGATCATGGAAATGGCCATAGTCCAAACCCTCGTAGGTTGAGAGCTGGTTCTGAAAATGGTGAGGTGCACAGTCCACCAGAGGAAGGACTTCTGGAATCTGGCCCTAGTCCCCCTAGGGTGGGGAGGAGAGGGAAATATAGCCCGGATGATTATCGTGGCTGTAGCCGTAGCCGTAGCCCAAGGTCTAAACCTGAAGAAATAGGTAGTCCTAGATATGGTGCAGCAGAAAGTCCTCTTCCAGAACGACACAGGAG CCTTTCACCTCCAACTCGAGAAAGATCCCGCTCCTAG